GTCGACTTTACTATGACAAGTTCATGGATGAAGGATTTGTATTGAAAGAGAGAATATCCGAAGGAATCGAGGGCATCCTGGACATGTCCTTGTCAGATGATCGATTTTTACTCAGTGCACACAGGGATGGTCATGTATTTCTTCGAGACATGCATCTGAAAAACGTTGTGGTGGCCCAAAAACAAGGTTGAGCTCAATTAAAAgacttttcctttaaaaaaaaatatcgtctttttttatattttttcatatcaattaaTTGAAGATAAAATAGTGATTCAAGATgggaaatgtaatttaattgaGCTTGATGCTTTGTAGGCTCTTCTAAAAGAGTGAAATGGTATCCTAAGGATAATGGACTATTTGTCACCTCCGGAACAAAGTTTGTCAATGTCTGGGATACGAATAAGTTTTCTGTCGCTGATGCATTTCAATTCAGTGGTTTCATTACTGATCATGATATTTCTAGTCATAGACCCTTAGTAGCCGTAGCTATGAATGAAGAAGTTCGTCTTGTGGATCTACGATCTGGTTCATATGCGCAGAGCATTCGCTGCAAAGATGTGTTCACACTTCGTTTTtcgaataataacaaaaatcaaattttctttggGGACACGAATGGACACATTCAGCTATGGGATATTCGAAAAATGAGGTGCTCCCTTGTTGCTCTagacaaaaatagaataatgaaaaagaaacatGACTCCTCGTCTAAAGTGCAGGCTCATAATGGTTGCATTGTGAGTCTTGGCTTCGACGAAAGTAATTCTCGATTAGTCAGTTTAGGAAGAGACTCACGAATACGAGTTTGGTGCCTTttagattattataatatgaaaataccTTGTCCCAAGGTTGAAACACTTAAAGGATGTAGAATCGTTTTTAATACGAGCCAGCAGTGTAAAGGAGACTATGCATTTTTCCCTCGTTGTGATGGAGCCATACAAATTGTTGATTTAAAGGACGGGGAGTCAGTCAAAGTCCTAGATACTCATTTTGACTCTGCCACTTGTACTTTATATTCTACTAAAGATGGTGGTACTATTTATAGTGGTGGCTTagatagaaatatatttgtgtgGGGTAGACGTAAAAGTGAAGGGAATTCAGAGACATCTTTGGTTCATCAAGTTGATGAAGATAATTGGTCCGATAGTGATTGATTTTTACTTCcttggtttcttttattaatacaaaatatactcaACTATTTTCCTTCCTTATTCTTCAGGTAGTCCTTGCACCAGACGATTATGTAAATCGTCCAAGTTCCTCTGTTCACAAAATTCCGACAACAGCCCTGGAGATATCGAAAAACTACTCAAAGATCTATATAAAGACTTTGATGTGAAACTACAAGAGCCTTCAAAATCATTCAAATCAGAGTTCGAACCCTTCAAGGATGAGGACtcacaaattatatatgatattgACGAAGAGCGTGCCATAAGAAGGAATAAAGGGATATTACCAGATGATTTTCgtaccaaaaatgaaattaaaagtgcacttatggaaaaaatatattcagagaATGAAATGAGTATGTAGGCATTTGAATCATGATTTATACGTGTTTAATTATGCAAAATTGATAGGAGGACAAAGCGGAGTGTTTGATATAGAAGAGCTTGTGAACATcttgaaaaaagagaaatgtTTTGATGTATGCGTCCTTGATGTCAGTAGCCATTCTCCTTTTTTTGagcatttgattattattacgTGCAAGTCCAAAAGAGTTATGAGTGGAGTGTCCAAATATATCAAGAAGCTTTACAAATTTAAGTCTCCTGGTGACGCAGGACCAAACATTGAGGGATTAAGGGGTGATGCTTCATGGTTTGCCATGGACTTAGGTAGTATATCATTATAATGCTATGAAATAGAGAACGACTGTGATCCTTTTCTGTAGGAAACATTGCTCTTCATTTATTCTTGCATGAAGAACGACTTAAAATGGATTTGGAGTCTCTCTGGGGAGTTGGGCCATTTTTGGATGAAAAGTCAATGGCTGCTCGCCAACAAGAAGATTCTTTTGTTGTTTCTCCCCTTAGCGATTTTACTCCTCATGATGTAGCATCATAGCCATGCACTTGGGATTGTCTTGTAGTTTTCTTACCACTTTAATACTCAATAAATTCATTCTTTCGAAACTTTAGATATGTCTAGCTATTAAACAATACTATTAATTGACCctatatcttttaattaattatatggcACAATGTAAAAGTATAATAGTAAGTCGtacaataattatgttattttatgtttatgaagCCATCCTTGGTTGATCATTCTAGGTAAATGAGAGATTTATAATATCCTGAGATAAGTCTTTAATCAATGAGGGTCGCTTGGTGTCTCTGATCATtaatatgtcaaataaatttgttaaaaatattgataattataccTTTGAGCAgttattttcaatcttttgaTCACTGTGGAGCTCCTAGGTGTAATCTTTGGGGGAGCATCTAATGTTGTCTGAATATTTgggtcaaatattttttttatgattggttttttagaaaatacattttttgataacttcGTTAACCCCTGTTTCCGAATCACTGCCTTTGGAGGTAATTTAATTAGTAGGTTATTGAACCCTGAGTGATTGCGTAGTAACACATGGATTTTTCAGAAGAATGATTGAAAATGGCAGTTTTTCCCCCCAACCGCAGAAATCACAAACTTTTGGCTGTCCAAGCTGCCAATAATTAAATGGAATCTTTAAAACGATACACCCCTCTCAACATgctttataaagatatttaagaataagAGGGATTTAATAAACTTTGTGATAGTATTTCTTCATGTTTTGCCAATGAAGCTGAGATCTAGAGCATGTCATCAgtcatgtatttttatttatttttttcaccttGATGCCTAAAGAACTTGTAATATCTCACCCTTTTTTTTAGTGTAAGAGAATAGTGCAACAACCAAATACACAATTTCAAGGGGCTGTTGAGAGGAAACTCTTGACAACAAATTGGCTTGTTATAAATCCGTCATGGATTAAAAAGCAAACAcgagcattattatttattaaataatttacagcTGATTTGGATCGCATCTCTCGTAAATGCGTTTTTATGCCTATTTTCTGTAATGGAAACTATTTAGAAATTACGAAGCTGATGttctttctattaaaaaaatcgagaaACATCAAAAGAAATCAGATTTTCGTTAGTTTCGccacagaaaaatattataatttactaaggaataaaaatatgcatactttcttcaaaatgagTAAAGGATCATATTAATGAAGCCTTAGACGATACGCATCGTATCGTCTTGATTTATGAGTCCATAtcgattaaataaaaaaattagtgataTAATGAAGACAACTTTAAATAACTTATGTTTTCACGCTCTATTATTACTTTTGATAAGTTATCATGTATCCACCCTAAAAAAAGATGGACATAAGGGAACTGTTCGAAAGAAATTTATCAGAGCTAGACACATTTcactaccaaaaaaaattagaaagaagAATTCAACCCATTATAAATTTCCGAAAGGACTTTTTCCCAAGGATTTTAGACTTGTGATAACCGAAGAAGGAAGAGagttcaaatatcaatttaagaataatttatcgaCTTCTCTCGAGTGTAGATTTTTGACTTCAGTTAATCAAGATAACCATCTCATAAGAACCTGCAAGGAGGGCGAAATACTTCCTTATGGCTCAATAAACAAGTATGAGAAGACTAGCAACTTGAACTCAAGTGATCGTGGCTCTATTGACTTATCTGGAGATGTGATATCGTTTACAACACCGtaagtcaaatttaaaaagaaatgatacactatgttaataaaaaatataatttaagatctCCTCTGAAGATTATTAAATGCACTTCGATACACATTACAACAAGTATTAAGCCAGTTTCATCAATAGGCATTTTTCTATCTCAGACGACAGGGGATCAACAAATTGCAAAGATAAAGACTTTAGACAAGCTCAAGTTAATTAAGAAAGCACTCCATCCATTTATGTT
The Lepeophtheirus salmonis chromosome 10, UVic_Lsal_1.4, whole genome shotgun sequence DNA segment above includes these coding regions:
- the RsfS312 gene encoding mitochondrial assembly of ribosomal large subunit protein 1, whose amino-acid sequence is MLGSIVRRSLLFSKGSPCTRRLCKSSKFLCSQNSDNSPGDIEKLLKDLYKDFDVKLQEPSKSFKSEFEPFKDEDSQIIYDIDEERAIRRNKGILPDDFRTKNEIKSALMEKIYSENEMRGQSGVFDIEELVNILKKEKCFDVCVLDVSSHSPFFEHLIIITCKSKRVMSGVSKYIKKLYKFKSPGDAGPNIEGLRGDASWFAMDLGNIALHLFLHEERLKMDLESLWGVGPFLDEKSMAARQQEDSFVVSPLSDFTPHDVAS